Proteins from a single region of Bombus vancouverensis nearcticus chromosome 5, iyBomVanc1_principal, whole genome shotgun sequence:
- the pigeon gene encoding gamma-secretase activating protein pigeon isoform X1, giving the protein MVENLAAKLCLLLSEKAHSAEQWKLLGQEKDGSLLVGWTEETVKDNVNISYTVVGHYDRINDKLQVLHQFTEVLNIVQATINQSRTVFGYIIKQKVSVETRVNSESIEDKDQSIPTEIEMYEAFIVELKGQEVNIHSLDTKKSKQVRIQFLYKEKEHGQWDKFLLLIHQECIIIYTVIFDTSVSDVYSIQELKSEPLVKAFIWAQWDMVNQVLYHIHHKKIPISLVSEDEEEKENKTERTNPTLSGLQFHDELPHETVLNIPLNLPQLSTSSNCGTYEDDVIPLRVHDCSLDLIVVSDPKGMVCVCHHYLYRPVKPQQHVLNSLNESNTVHFAYSVTLLHRSCVIHCVIPGIPWSHAKLIRPTFAIYEHHHMIVLVPGLFTHVLEIGTNHEPCCHILCGPLISLPSRSSYLVPLLELETNTKGSKKKYDTASLEGSSTSQFNMNILTIDLPTLDLVQLTISSDFLTEVFRKENSIEVRLGILHYFLCHRNDLDIISELVCAIAEKPRSLEIVRYMQEILIGGSYALVQKNLLADAIPLLALLPVTTMEEYISFEIKVNDLSITLSHEKLWNTSVMLLSPQQRLIPYRSDLWTRLWDQLSKNNGDKTRFKPSKIAEKLLVSLACYQPEALSRSSTPMSPSGGLVVATVSLGDLSSGRSNKLMDSGLLFNETESCTASKQEHIVSVNLRELSMYLLKHGTQTSLTHPKGSCTPLHVHAMATRHVAAQLETSRALCQMLCRAASVDPRIEQERGFILVDQLDEIRRWLLFVLLERYRRAIESIAFPAPQGFTSFFTYLGYRTLKYSMFLQYVQRSVFELQVDVSKIIMADISDTKENAIRKLTLLSLLPRSRAKRLLNQWLHPVSFMFRAREHAANILSGEICQNRGRTLQYRNHHNGLAAFPSADRLSPLDTFLDLLTAKASLAELDFGLLIEATVTSTEDFL; this is encoded by the exons ATGGTAGAAAACCTTGCAGCAAAATTATGTTTACTTCTGTCAGAAAAAGCACATTCAG cCGAACAATGGAAATTACTGGGTCAAGAGAAGGATGGTTCCTTATTAGTTGGATGGACAGAGGAAACTGTAAAGGACAATGTAAACATATCATATACAGTTGTAGGCCACTACGACCGGATTAATGATAAGCTACAG GTATTGCACCAATTCACAGAGGTATTAAATATTGTACAAGCAACAATAAATCAAAGTCGTACTGTTTTTggatatataataaaacaaaaagttTCTGTAGAGACAAGGGTAAATTCAGAGTCTATAGAAGACAAAGATCAGAGTATACCAACTGAAATTGAAATGTATGAAGCATTTATTGTTGAATTAAAAGGACAAGAAGTAAATATACACAGTTTGGATACAAAGAAATCTAAACAAGTgagaattcaatttttatataaagaaaaagaacatgGACAATGggataaatttttgttattaattcATCAAGAAT GTATTATAATATACACTGTAATCTTTGATACGTCTGTATCAGATGTTTATTCAATACAAGAATTAAAATCTGAACCATTAGTTAAAGCATTTATTTGGGCTCAATGGGACATGGTAAATCAGGTTTTATATCATATACACCATAAAAAAATTCCAATAAGTTTAGTTTCTGAAGatgaagaggaaaaagaaaataaaacagaaagaaCTAATCCAACACTTAGTGGTCTTCAATTTCATGATGAATTGCCGCATGAAACAGTG CTAAATATACCACTGAATTTACCTCAATTATCAACTTCTTCCAACTGTGGGACATATGAGGATGATGTTATACCTTTAAGGGTTCACGATTGTTCTCTAGATCTTATTGTAGTTTCTGACCCTAAGGGAATGGTCTGTGTTTGCCATCATTACTTATATCGCCCAGTAAAACCACAGCAGCATGTACTTAATTCATTGAATGAATCTAATACAGTGCACTTTGCATATTCTGTAACACTTCTTCATCGCAGCTGTGTGATTCATTGTGTTATACCAGGCATACCATGGTCTCATGCTAAACTTATACGACCGACATTTGCAATATATGAACATCATCACATGATTGTTCTTGTACCAGGTCTATTTACTCATGTTCTCGAAATTGGAACAAATCATGAACCATGTTGCCACATATTATGTGGTCCTTTAATTTCCCTTCCATCTCGTTCTTCTTATTTGGTACCATTGCTTGAGTTAGAAACTAATACCAAAGGAAGCAAAAAAAAATATGATACAGCTTCCCTAGAAGGAAGCAGTACATCTCAATTTAACATGAACATATTAACAATAGACTTACCAACACTGGATTTAGTACAATTAACAATCTCATCTGACTTTCTTACTGAAGTATTTCGTAAAGAAAATTCGATAGAAGTACGCTTGGGTATATTGCACTATTTTCTTTGTCATAGAAATGATCTGGATATTATTTCAGAATTAGTATGTGCGATTGCAGAGAAACCTAGATCATTGGAAATTGTACGGTACATGCAAGAAATTCTCATTGGTGGTTCATATGCTTTAGTACAAAAAAATTTATTAGCAGATGCTATACCTTTATTGGCTTTGTTGCCTGTTACGACTATGGAAGAGTACATAAGTTTTGAAATTAAAGTGAACGACTTAAGTATAACATTGAGTCATGAAAAATTATGGAATACATCTGTAATGTTACTATCACCGCAACAAAGGTTGATTCCTTACCGCAGTGACTTGTGGACTCGATTGTGGGATCAACTTAGTAAAAATAACGGAGATAAAACAAGATTTAAGCCGAGTAAAATTGCAGAAAAATTATTAGTTTCTTTAGCATGTTATCAACCTGAAGCATTATCCAGATCCAGTACACCAATGTCTCCAAGTGGAGG ATTAGTTGTGGCTACAGTGTCGCTTGGAGATTTATCAAGTGGTCGTAGTAATAAACTCATGGACTCAGGTTTGCTATTTAATGAAACAGAAAGTTGTACTGCTTCTAAGCAGGAACATATTGTATCTGTAAATTTACGAGAATTATCCatgtatttattaaaacatGGTACCCAGACATCATTAACGCATCCTAAGGGATCGTGTACTCCATTACACGTTCACGCAATGGCAACTAGACATGTGGCTGCGCAATTAGAAACATCGCGGGCTCTTTGTCAAATGTTATGTCGAGCGGCTAGCGTTGATCCACGAATTGAACAAGAGCGCGGTTTTATTCTTGT CGATCAATTAGACGAAATAAGACGATGGTTATTGTTCGTATTATTGGAGCGCTATAGGCGCGCAATAGAAAGTATAGCATTTCCAGCACCACAAGGATTCACATCGTTTTTTACTTATCTTGGATATAGAAccttaaaatattcaatgttttTACAATATGTACAACGATCAGTATTCGAATTACAAGTCGATGTCAGCAAAATTATTATGGCTG ATATTAGTGATACAAAAGAAAATGCCATTCGTAAATTAACTTTATTGTCTTTATTACCAAGATCACGAGCGAAAAGACTTTTAAATCAATGGTTACATCCTGTTAGCTTTATGTTCAGAGCTCGTGAACACGCTGCAAATATTTTATCTGGTGAGATATGCCAAAACCGAGGTAGAACATTGCAATACAGAAATCATCATAATG gTTTAGCAGCATTTCCTTCAGCAGATCGTTTATCTCCATTGGACACATTTCTTGATCTTCTTACAGCAAAAG cTAGTCTAGCTGAGTTAGATTTTGGCCTGCTTATAGAAGCTACAGTAACATCTACAGAAGATTTTTTATAG
- the pigeon gene encoding gamma-secretase activating protein pigeon isoform X2, with translation MVENLAAKLCLLLSEKAHSAEQWKLLGQEKDGSLLVGWTEETVKDNVNISYTVVGHYDRINDKLQVLHQFTEVLNIVQATINQSRTVFGYIIKQKVSVETRVNSESIEDKDQSIPTEIEMYEAFIVELKGQEVNIHSLDTKKSKQVRIQFLYKEKEHGQWDKFLLLIHQECIIIYTVIFDTSVSDVYSIQELKSEPLVKAFIWAQWDMVNQVLYHIHHKKIPISLVSEDEEEKENKTERTNPTLSGLQFHDELPHETVLNIPLNLPQLSTSSNCGTYEDDVIPLRVHDCSLDLIVVSDPKGMVCVCHHYLYRPVKPQQHVLNSLNESNTVHFAYSVTLLHRSCVIHCVIPGIPWSHAKLIRPTFAIYEHHHMIVLVPGLFTHVLEIGTNHEPCCHILCGPLISLPSRSSYLVPLLELETNTKGSKKKYDTASLEGSSTSQFNMNILTIDLPTLDLVQLTISSDFLTEVFRKENSIEVRLGILHYFLCHRNDLDIISELVCAIAEKPRSLEIVRYMQEILIGGSYALVQKNLLADAIPLLALLPVTTMEEYISFEIKVNDLSITLSHEKLWNTSVMLLSPQQRLIPYRSDLWTRLWDQLSKNNGDKTRFKPSKIAEKLLVSLACYQPEALSRSSTPMSPSGGLVVATVSLGDLSSGRSNKLMDSGLLFNETESCTASKQEHIVSVNLRELSMYLLKHGTQTSLTHPKGSCTPLHVHAMATRHVAAQLETSRALCQMLCRAASVDPRIEQERGFILVDQLDEIRRWLLFVLLERYRRAIESIAFPAPQGFTSFFTYLGYRTLKYSMFLQYVQRSVFELQVDVSKIIMADDQKG, from the exons ATGGTAGAAAACCTTGCAGCAAAATTATGTTTACTTCTGTCAGAAAAAGCACATTCAG cCGAACAATGGAAATTACTGGGTCAAGAGAAGGATGGTTCCTTATTAGTTGGATGGACAGAGGAAACTGTAAAGGACAATGTAAACATATCATATACAGTTGTAGGCCACTACGACCGGATTAATGATAAGCTACAG GTATTGCACCAATTCACAGAGGTATTAAATATTGTACAAGCAACAATAAATCAAAGTCGTACTGTTTTTggatatataataaaacaaaaagttTCTGTAGAGACAAGGGTAAATTCAGAGTCTATAGAAGACAAAGATCAGAGTATACCAACTGAAATTGAAATGTATGAAGCATTTATTGTTGAATTAAAAGGACAAGAAGTAAATATACACAGTTTGGATACAAAGAAATCTAAACAAGTgagaattcaatttttatataaagaaaaagaacatgGACAATGggataaatttttgttattaattcATCAAGAAT GTATTATAATATACACTGTAATCTTTGATACGTCTGTATCAGATGTTTATTCAATACAAGAATTAAAATCTGAACCATTAGTTAAAGCATTTATTTGGGCTCAATGGGACATGGTAAATCAGGTTTTATATCATATACACCATAAAAAAATTCCAATAAGTTTAGTTTCTGAAGatgaagaggaaaaagaaaataaaacagaaagaaCTAATCCAACACTTAGTGGTCTTCAATTTCATGATGAATTGCCGCATGAAACAGTG CTAAATATACCACTGAATTTACCTCAATTATCAACTTCTTCCAACTGTGGGACATATGAGGATGATGTTATACCTTTAAGGGTTCACGATTGTTCTCTAGATCTTATTGTAGTTTCTGACCCTAAGGGAATGGTCTGTGTTTGCCATCATTACTTATATCGCCCAGTAAAACCACAGCAGCATGTACTTAATTCATTGAATGAATCTAATACAGTGCACTTTGCATATTCTGTAACACTTCTTCATCGCAGCTGTGTGATTCATTGTGTTATACCAGGCATACCATGGTCTCATGCTAAACTTATACGACCGACATTTGCAATATATGAACATCATCACATGATTGTTCTTGTACCAGGTCTATTTACTCATGTTCTCGAAATTGGAACAAATCATGAACCATGTTGCCACATATTATGTGGTCCTTTAATTTCCCTTCCATCTCGTTCTTCTTATTTGGTACCATTGCTTGAGTTAGAAACTAATACCAAAGGAAGCAAAAAAAAATATGATACAGCTTCCCTAGAAGGAAGCAGTACATCTCAATTTAACATGAACATATTAACAATAGACTTACCAACACTGGATTTAGTACAATTAACAATCTCATCTGACTTTCTTACTGAAGTATTTCGTAAAGAAAATTCGATAGAAGTACGCTTGGGTATATTGCACTATTTTCTTTGTCATAGAAATGATCTGGATATTATTTCAGAATTAGTATGTGCGATTGCAGAGAAACCTAGATCATTGGAAATTGTACGGTACATGCAAGAAATTCTCATTGGTGGTTCATATGCTTTAGTACAAAAAAATTTATTAGCAGATGCTATACCTTTATTGGCTTTGTTGCCTGTTACGACTATGGAAGAGTACATAAGTTTTGAAATTAAAGTGAACGACTTAAGTATAACATTGAGTCATGAAAAATTATGGAATACATCTGTAATGTTACTATCACCGCAACAAAGGTTGATTCCTTACCGCAGTGACTTGTGGACTCGATTGTGGGATCAACTTAGTAAAAATAACGGAGATAAAACAAGATTTAAGCCGAGTAAAATTGCAGAAAAATTATTAGTTTCTTTAGCATGTTATCAACCTGAAGCATTATCCAGATCCAGTACACCAATGTCTCCAAGTGGAGG ATTAGTTGTGGCTACAGTGTCGCTTGGAGATTTATCAAGTGGTCGTAGTAATAAACTCATGGACTCAGGTTTGCTATTTAATGAAACAGAAAGTTGTACTGCTTCTAAGCAGGAACATATTGTATCTGTAAATTTACGAGAATTATCCatgtatttattaaaacatGGTACCCAGACATCATTAACGCATCCTAAGGGATCGTGTACTCCATTACACGTTCACGCAATGGCAACTAGACATGTGGCTGCGCAATTAGAAACATCGCGGGCTCTTTGTCAAATGTTATGTCGAGCGGCTAGCGTTGATCCACGAATTGAACAAGAGCGCGGTTTTATTCTTGT CGATCAATTAGACGAAATAAGACGATGGTTATTGTTCGTATTATTGGAGCGCTATAGGCGCGCAATAGAAAGTATAGCATTTCCAGCACCACAAGGATTCACATCGTTTTTTACTTATCTTGGATATAGAAccttaaaatattcaatgttttTACAATATGTACAACGATCAGTATTCGAATTACAAGTCGATGTCAGCAAAATTATTATGGCTG ATGACCAGAAGGGTTGA
- the pigeon gene encoding gamma-secretase activating protein pigeon isoform X3 produces the protein MVENLAAKLCLLLSEKAHSAEQWKLLGQEKDGSLLVGWTEETVKDNVNISYTVVGHYDRINDKLQVLHQFTEVLNIVQATINQSRTVFGYIIKQKVSVETRVNSESIEDKDQSIPTEIEMYEAFIVELKGQEVNIHSLDTKKSKQVRIQFLYKEKEHGQWDKFLLLIHQECIIIYTVIFDTSVSDVYSIQELKSEPLVKAFIWAQWDMVNQVLYHIHHKKIPISLVSEDEEEKENKTERTNPTLSGLQFHDELPHETVLNIPLNLPQLSTSSNCGTYEDDVIPLRVHDCSLDLIVVSDPKGMVCVCHHYLYRPVKPQQHVLNSLNESNTVHFAYSVTLLHRSCVIHCVIPGIPWSHAKLIRPTFAIYEHHHMIVLVPGLFTHVLEIGTNHEPCCHILCGPLISLPSRSSYLVPLLELETNTKGSKKKYDTASLEGSSTSQFNMNILTIDLPTLDLVQLTISSDFLTEVFRKENSIEVRLGILHYFLCHRNDLDIISELVCAIAEKPRSLEIVRYMQEILIGGSYALVQKNLLADAIPLLALLPVTTMEEYISFEIKVNDLSITLSHEKLWNTSVMLLSPQQRLIPYRSDLWTRLWDQLSKNNGDKTRFKPSKIAEKLLVSLACYQPEALSRSSTPMSPSGGLVVATVSLGDLSSGRSNKLMDSGLLFNETESCTASKQEHIVSVNLRELSMYLLKHGTQTSLTHPKGSCTPLHVHAMATRHVAAQLETSRALCQMLCRAASVDPRIEQERGFILV, from the exons ATGGTAGAAAACCTTGCAGCAAAATTATGTTTACTTCTGTCAGAAAAAGCACATTCAG cCGAACAATGGAAATTACTGGGTCAAGAGAAGGATGGTTCCTTATTAGTTGGATGGACAGAGGAAACTGTAAAGGACAATGTAAACATATCATATACAGTTGTAGGCCACTACGACCGGATTAATGATAAGCTACAG GTATTGCACCAATTCACAGAGGTATTAAATATTGTACAAGCAACAATAAATCAAAGTCGTACTGTTTTTggatatataataaaacaaaaagttTCTGTAGAGACAAGGGTAAATTCAGAGTCTATAGAAGACAAAGATCAGAGTATACCAACTGAAATTGAAATGTATGAAGCATTTATTGTTGAATTAAAAGGACAAGAAGTAAATATACACAGTTTGGATACAAAGAAATCTAAACAAGTgagaattcaatttttatataaagaaaaagaacatgGACAATGggataaatttttgttattaattcATCAAGAAT GTATTATAATATACACTGTAATCTTTGATACGTCTGTATCAGATGTTTATTCAATACAAGAATTAAAATCTGAACCATTAGTTAAAGCATTTATTTGGGCTCAATGGGACATGGTAAATCAGGTTTTATATCATATACACCATAAAAAAATTCCAATAAGTTTAGTTTCTGAAGatgaagaggaaaaagaaaataaaacagaaagaaCTAATCCAACACTTAGTGGTCTTCAATTTCATGATGAATTGCCGCATGAAACAGTG CTAAATATACCACTGAATTTACCTCAATTATCAACTTCTTCCAACTGTGGGACATATGAGGATGATGTTATACCTTTAAGGGTTCACGATTGTTCTCTAGATCTTATTGTAGTTTCTGACCCTAAGGGAATGGTCTGTGTTTGCCATCATTACTTATATCGCCCAGTAAAACCACAGCAGCATGTACTTAATTCATTGAATGAATCTAATACAGTGCACTTTGCATATTCTGTAACACTTCTTCATCGCAGCTGTGTGATTCATTGTGTTATACCAGGCATACCATGGTCTCATGCTAAACTTATACGACCGACATTTGCAATATATGAACATCATCACATGATTGTTCTTGTACCAGGTCTATTTACTCATGTTCTCGAAATTGGAACAAATCATGAACCATGTTGCCACATATTATGTGGTCCTTTAATTTCCCTTCCATCTCGTTCTTCTTATTTGGTACCATTGCTTGAGTTAGAAACTAATACCAAAGGAAGCAAAAAAAAATATGATACAGCTTCCCTAGAAGGAAGCAGTACATCTCAATTTAACATGAACATATTAACAATAGACTTACCAACACTGGATTTAGTACAATTAACAATCTCATCTGACTTTCTTACTGAAGTATTTCGTAAAGAAAATTCGATAGAAGTACGCTTGGGTATATTGCACTATTTTCTTTGTCATAGAAATGATCTGGATATTATTTCAGAATTAGTATGTGCGATTGCAGAGAAACCTAGATCATTGGAAATTGTACGGTACATGCAAGAAATTCTCATTGGTGGTTCATATGCTTTAGTACAAAAAAATTTATTAGCAGATGCTATACCTTTATTGGCTTTGTTGCCTGTTACGACTATGGAAGAGTACATAAGTTTTGAAATTAAAGTGAACGACTTAAGTATAACATTGAGTCATGAAAAATTATGGAATACATCTGTAATGTTACTATCACCGCAACAAAGGTTGATTCCTTACCGCAGTGACTTGTGGACTCGATTGTGGGATCAACTTAGTAAAAATAACGGAGATAAAACAAGATTTAAGCCGAGTAAAATTGCAGAAAAATTATTAGTTTCTTTAGCATGTTATCAACCTGAAGCATTATCCAGATCCAGTACACCAATGTCTCCAAGTGGAGG ATTAGTTGTGGCTACAGTGTCGCTTGGAGATTTATCAAGTGGTCGTAGTAATAAACTCATGGACTCAGGTTTGCTATTTAATGAAACAGAAAGTTGTACTGCTTCTAAGCAGGAACATATTGTATCTGTAAATTTACGAGAATTATCCatgtatttattaaaacatGGTACCCAGACATCATTAACGCATCCTAAGGGATCGTGTACTCCATTACACGTTCACGCAATGGCAACTAGACATGTGGCTGCGCAATTAGAAACATCGCGGGCTCTTTGTCAAATGTTATGTCGAGCGGCTAGCGTTGATCCACGAATTGAACAAGAGCGCGGTTTTATTCTTGT ATGA
- the LOC117156074 gene encoding glyoxalase domain-containing protein 4 — translation MVTGRALHFVFKIPDRKITCRFYRDILGMKVLRHEEFAEGCEAACNGPYGNRWSKTMIGYGTEDTHFVIELTYNYGIKEYKTGNDFGGITIRSREALQRARSGGWPVQEENGKFVLQAPGGYKYYVIDEPQPLDKDPVEKLTLSSSNLEKTTAYWKDILDLKVFDQTENSVLLGYSEDQAKIEFKDIGTEIDHAAAYGRIAFSVPHAEQPEIQKRIKDNKHKILTDLITLDTPGKASVRVIILADPDGHEICFVDDEAFRQLSVPDYPSEAILDRYIKKEG, via the exons ATGGTCACCGGACGAGCGCttcattttgtatttaaaataccAGATAGAAAAATAACTTGCAGATTTTACAGGGACATTCTTGGGATGAAG GTGTTACGGCACGAGGAATTTGCCGAAGGCTGTGAAGCAGCTTGCAATGG ACCATATGGGAATAGATGGAGCAAAACCATGATAGGATATGGAACAGAAGATACTCATTTTGTTATAGAGTTAACTTATAATTATGGGATCAAAGAATACAAAACGGGAAATGATTTTGGTGGGATAACAATCCGGTCTAGGGAAGCACTTCAAAGAGCACGATCAGGTGGATGGCCAGTGCAAGAAGAAAATGGGAAGTTTGTTCTACAAGCACCTGGTGGTTACAAGTATTATGTTATTGATGAACCACAACCTCTAGATAAAG ATCCTGTAGAAAAATTAACTTTGTCCAGTTCAAACCTTGAAAAAACTACTGCTTATTGGAAAGATATTCTAGATTTGAAAGTATTTGATCAAACTGAAAACAGCGTATTATTAGGATACAGTGAAGATCAGGCAAAGATTGAATTTAAGGATATTG GTACTGAAATTGATCACGCTGCAGCTTATGGACGCATAGCATTCTCAGTTCCTCATGCAGAACAACCAGAAATTCAAAAGAGAATAAAAGATAATAAACATAAGATATTGACTGATTTAATCACTTTAGATACTCCAGGAAAAGCTTCTGTAAGAGTTATTATCCTTGCTGACCCA GATGGTCATGAAATTTGCTTTGTGGATGATGAAGCATTTCGCCAATTATCAGTTCCAGATTATCCTAGTGAAGCAATTTTGGATagatatattaaaaaagaagGATAA
- the LOC117156062 gene encoding uncharacterized protein LOC117156062 codes for MKFKTYFLIFICVFFVIYGTSAKYKFGSKISFGKGSFHGSTHGRSRGTLHGTSRGSLSGTSYGFPYGRTSNRANSNQGVHDYGVSNSKPSHSTGNSAGPTQQNKNINTDFVKAEGGGATRPGQATIGQANPTWSNPYLRDNKPTVPAQQHSLAYPEANKSPVPNSLPAVPGFQPPPIGFKYPQTHSSSGTYPTNPIHISSNPISHPNYPTNPIPSGNPYSTHPSSFHPANSMPLGNPYSIHPSGPAFNVPGHSPSNYPQQTHVLAQPAVQPFVPGQTILMMPGQQDSGRGFGQMVKEALVFSTINAGVNRLINPHTHYVETKPADSAPPTPTTHVTYNNQYFNTVSDGYNKMNSTNVPQGTEFPTSPTGLPNFPNGAITSNVGGNNIPSSGSASPNIPDIPSSTTRHVFGSGINENVITSSTGSNNPANINRSFDYTISDDELFRISEELFAKNSRNMNNYIKMNLQTRVTSANITDEAKEPLFEVDPELLEYPSISVIRTLYDSYEYDSRKKLNRSLEIRKQENLLLDIFLNTNEMSRAMEWLADRGFIAPDDFERKDVLRRIWFTVFDGSTCGFERVFASEKYGTAIIGVQDWIYFENQESLKRIDYMGYVDKLDLGSTASLVKLNFQQDGNIRQNATIFVGTLPELEMALYTICFYTRPNDLCPVSLGATKFTIYTHSFAYFGIQIIDFASPMF; via the exons ATGAAATTCAAGAcgtattttcttatatttatttgcGTGTTTTTTGTAATCT ATGGTACTAGCGCAAAATATAAGTTTGGCAGTAAAATAAGTTTCGGTAAAGGATCATTTCATGGATCAACACATGGAAGATCACGTGGAACATTACATGGAACGTCACGTGGATCCTTATCTGGAACATCATATGGATTCCCATATGGTAGAACATCAAACAGAGCAAATTCTAATCAAGGAGTTCATGACTATGGAGTATCTAATAGTAAACCTTCACATTCTACAGGAAATTCTGCTG GACCAAcccaacaaaataaaaatattaataccgATTTCGTAAAAGCTGAGGGTGGAGGAGCTACACGACCAG gTCAGGCAACAATAGGCCAAGCAAATCCGACCTGGAGTAATCCTTATTTAAGAGACAATAAACCAACTGTACCAGCTCAACAACATTCTCTAGCTTATCCAGAAGCTAATAAATCGCCTGTTCCAAATTCTCTACCAGCTGTACCAGGCTTTCAACCACCTCCAATTGGATTCAAGTATCCACAGACTCATTCATCTAGTGGTACTTATCCTACTAATCCTATACATATATCTTCGAATCCTATTTCCCATCCAAATTACCCAACAAATCCAATACCATCAGGGAATCCTTATTCTACACATCCCTCTTCATTTCACCCAGCAAATTCAATGCCATTAGGGAATCCTTACTCTATACATCCTTCTGGACCTGCTTTTAATGTACCTGGACACTCTCCTTCTAATTATCCACAGCAAACACATGTACTTGCACAACCTGCAGTACAGCCATTTGTACCTGGCCAAACTATTCTAATGATGCCTGGACAACAAGATTCTGGTCGAGGTTTTGGCCAAATGGTCAAAGAGGCGCTTGTCTTTTCAACAATTAATGCGGGAGTAAATAGATTAATAAATCCTCATACTCATTACGTAGAAACAAAGCCTGCTGACTCTGCCCCACCAACTCCTACAACTCATGTTACTTACAACaatcaatattttaatactGTATCTGACGGCTATAACAAAATGAATTCCACAAACGTACCACAAGGAACTGAATTTCCTACCTCTCCAACTGGACTCCCTAATTTTCCAAATGGGGCAATTACTTCAAATGTAGGAGGAAATAATATCCCTTCATCAGGAAGTGCGAGTCCAAACATACCAGACATTCCAAGTTCAACTACAAGACACGTCTTTGGATCAGGCATAAATGAGAATGTAATTACTTCTTCAACTGGATCTAATAATCCTGCTAATATAAACAGATCATTTGATTATACGATCTCGGACGATGAACTTTTTAGAATATCAGAAGAGCTGTTCGCAAAAAATTCGCGCAACATGAACAACtacataaaaatgaatttacagACTCGAGTTACGTCAGCTAACATAACGGATGAAGCCAAAGAGCC ATTATTCGAAGTAGACCCAGAATTATTAGAGTATCCATCAATTTCTGTAATACGAACTCTATACGATAGCTACGAGTATGATTCTCGTAAAAAATTGAATCGCAGTTTGGAAATAAGGAAACAAGAGAATCTTTTGCTCGACATCTTCCTAAATACAAACGAGATGTCAAGAGCTATGGAATGGCTAGCTGATCGTGGATTTATCGCTCCGGATGATTTCGAAAGAAAAGACGTACTTCGTCGAATTTGGTTTACTGTATTCGACGGAAGTACATGTGGATTCGAGCGTGTGTTTGCGTCTGAAAAATATGGCACAGCCATTATTGGTGTGCAAGATTGGATTTATTTCGAAAACCAAGAATCTTTGAAACGCATAGATTACATGGGCTATGTAGATAAATTGGATCTTGGAAGT acTGCTTCGTTGGTGAAATTAAACTTCCAACAGGATGGAAACATTAGACAAAATGCAACAATATTTGTGGGTACTTTACCTGAGCTGGAGATGGCTTTGTACACAATATGCTTTTACACAAGACCGAATGATCTCTGCCCAGTTTCCCTCGGCGCCACTAAGTTCACCATTTATACGCATTCATTTGCCTATTTCGGAATCCAAATTATAGATTTCGCTTCTCCAATGTTTTAA